AACTACACCGCCTTAAATTTTCATTTGAAGTGATCGGCTTGCTGCTTAGCCCACCGCAGAACATTGCTTCCATCGGCAGTTTTCTGTGGGGTAATTGATCCAACGTGACATTTTTTAAGGGTCACTAATCTACATCAGAGTTTGCAGAGTATTCTAACAGTTTACTAATCACGCCTTCGATAGCTTCTGGAACTGCTTCTTGAAGCCTTAAATCGGGCGGAAGTTGTTCACCATTTATAATGAGCTCTGTGACCTGTGATGGAAAGTCTAGTAAATCAAAGTATGCGTCTATATGTTGCTGTTTAGCTTGTGCCAAGAATTGCAGCAGTCCGTTGATATCTTGATCTGATACAGATACATTTTCTTTTGCTAGTGCTGATTTAAGAGCCTCTGATGACTGAACATTTAGCTCTACTTGATTAGAACTTGTTTCTGGAGTTTGCTCTATAGGGCGCAATGTCCCTTGTAATGGAGGGGTTTGCCGCTCAAGGTGGGTATAATATCTTCCGACTGACAATAAATTACCTATCTTTACGAACCGCTCAATAAGAGGGTTAGAGGGGATCTGAGGCTCGTAAAGACTAGGAATTTGATTCAGCAGTTCTGGTTTCCAGGCATGGGGAACAATATCGAGACTATTCCAAATGCGCGTTGTTGTGTTGCCAAGTTTGAGCCTATAGCGTTCTGCAAAATAATAATTGCCTGGTGTAGGGCCAGCAAATGTAACAACCTTTAAATTAGCTCGATTATTTGGATCCCATGTTGATTTTTTCTCATGCAAAGCAAGTGCTAGGACAGGAGACAATGCACCACCTAGACTAGCACCTGTTAGTAGAATCTCTATGTTTTCACCCATTTCCTTTAACAGGTCTGTGAGAAAGTCAATGATAGTTGTAGACGAGCCTGGATGTGGCCTCAAGAGATTGTCCAGACCTATCTTAGTTCCCATAGAAATTTTGGGACGAAATTGAGGTTCGTCTTCAGCATAGTCAGCCCAATCCGCTAGTACTGCAACGTACAAATCTTCAATCAACCAGTTCTGAAGAGACTTAGGATTCGTACCAGCAACACCAATAACGTATTTATTGCCTTGCTGTGCTACATAAATTGCATTAGTTGCATATTTATTGAACGGAGGCTGAGCCAGATAAACAAATGGCCCCCAGACCCGCTTCCATTTCCCAATTAATTCTGAAAGCTTCGAGCTTTCCTCTAGGTAAAAATCTATGCGGCGAGCAAGCAAGTCTTCCAAATCCTGAGCAGGATTTGGAAATATTCCAGGTTCGCCATCAGACGGCGGTACAAGTTCACTCGCAATGCCATTAATTATCCATCCAAGCGCCCACGCTGTCTGCTTCTCAACAAGAGCCAAATTTGATGCTGTTGTGGTTACCATAGTTTAACTGTTGAAATTTAGTAGATTTTGAACATGAGTCCGGCTTTTCCACTTTCTGTCAACGCATAGACAACTCAGCACAATATTTCACCACAAGACATTAGTCTGGGGCACTATGCTATTACAGTAGCTACAAGTAAGTGGCTGGCTTTATGTCAATACTGTTCAGTTACAGCAAAATACACAAAGCTATGTAGGTTAGGTTTTGTTGGGTTGTGCTCCGCTTAACCCATTCTCTCGTAAGCTACTTGCGTAGAGTAGCCAGTTTGGCAGATTTATCGCTATCCCCAGTATTTAGCCCTGTTCTGTCACTTCCGGAAAACAATAATCGTAGCGAAACACTAAAACTTTTATCTAATCAAGCTTTGAGCCTTTCTTTTTTAATAGAAACTAAAATTTGTAGCCAAAAACCCAAAAGTAAAGTTCCGAAAGGCTTTCAGGCACTGGTTTCTCCCAAAGTGACAGAACAGGGTTAGACGCAAGTGGCCAAGTATTTATGAAGCGTTACAAGATAGCAGACCACAGCGGCAGAAATTGATGCAGTTATACATCAAACAGATGCCTTCACAGGAGCGTCTGTTGTTAGCGGGCGATCATACAGCTTGGTCGCGGCCAGATGCGGTAACTCTACAGGAAAGGACAATTGAACACAGTATTGTCTCAATGGGGGGAGGCAAACCAATTACCGTTGGTCAGGGGTATAGTACGATTGCTTGGATACCAGAAGATTCGGGCAGTTGGGCGTTACCGTTGAGACATGAGCGCATTACCAGTTGGGAAAACCCGATACAAAAGGCGGCTTGGCAGCTACAACAAGTGTGTGAAAATTTACCAACTAGACCAATTTCGGTTTGGGATAGTGAGTATGGCTGCGCTCCTTTCGTTTTGAAGACGAGTAACATTAAAGCAGACATTTTGGTACGTTTGCGTTCAAATCTTTGTTTATGGGGCGCACCACCACCATATTCTGGCAAGGGATGACCCAGGAAGCATGGTGATAAATTCAAACTCAATGATCCATCTACATGGAGCGAAGTTACTCAAAGTTTAGAAGTCAACCATTCCAAACTCGGACGAGTCAAAGTGAGCTTGTGGTCAAATTTGCACTTTCGCAAAACCGCTACACGCCCGATGTCCTTAATCAAAGTTGAGCGTCTAGATGCGGAAGGCAACTTGAGGGTATCAAAACCTTTATGGTTGGCTTGGGTGGGAGAGGAAATGCCAACCTTAGAAGAAGTTTGGCAACTCTACTTGCGTCGCTTTACTGTTGACCACTGGTATCGTTTTTTGAAACAACGTTTACACTGGACACTTCCGAAACTAGCTACCCCCAAGCAATGTGACCGTTGGAGCGATAGTCGTGCCAATGATGACTTGGGAGTTGTGGTTAGCTCGTGATATCGTTACTGACAACCCTCTACCTTCTCCCAAAGGGAGAGGCTAGCGCCAAGGCAGAAGTTCCAGGGGAATTTGACCCCTGGAAGAGTCGCTCAAGCTATGGGAGGAGTTTTTGCGGCGATTGGTACTCCAGCTCAACCACCCAAACCCCGCGGAAAGTCTCCAGGCTGGAAGACTGATCAACCACGCAAACGTAGAATTCGTTACCCCATAGTTAAAAAAACTACAACTAGACCCCGTAAAAAACAACCAGAATCTGCTTAGTACTGTAGATTTTCATCCCTGAAGTCTATTTCTTTTCAACTCAGCGTTGCTAAGTCATTTCTTGTTGCCTAGTCTAAACTCCAATTATAAACTTTCTCCACGATTTACTTATGTCTAAATATTTAAATATCTAAACTTGAATATTAGAAAGTGCAGGCCATTTCTACCAAAAGCTTGTTAACTCATTGGGTGAGGCTGTTGGCTTTGCTGATGGTGAACCGCTATGGAATAGCTACTTGGCACAGTGGCAAGTGGCTGTTAACTTTGGGGCGATTGTAGGTCTATGGTGTGCTTAGGGAGGGCGGTGGTTTAGCTTATGTTCTCACAAAGCTTACCGGAATTACAGAGATTGACTGATTTGATTTTGGGTTAAAACTCTTCATCTAGCTGGCTAAGTACATCTGCCAAATCTCTTGCTCCATGAAATACCCTCAGAATCTCAATGGTAGTATCCCTAATACGGTAGAAAATCAGATAATCCTGAAAATCTTTGATGCGCCATTGTCGGATTTCGCCTAATCTCGATACTACCAACTGCGTTACCTTTCCCATACCAGGAGTCTTTGTCAACTGGGCAAACGCTTGAGGGGGGACAAAAAGGGCTAGAATGCAGATAAAATAAGCCTCATAGCCCTTTCTCCTTGTTGATAATACTTACGCTTATTAGGAGCTAGTGTCATTAACTCAGCCACCAATTCATAAGAATTTTCCATGAAATCGACCCAGTTAGACCCATATAATCCAATATAAAAACTGCTATGACGGCGAACTGTCCGCCCAGATTCTTTAATTCTGCCTACATATTTTTGAACACCCATGCGTTTAATTTTTTGACCAGATATAGTTGCAGCCGTGTATGCAAGTGAGATTAATAATATTAGGGAAATTAGCCTTTGACCTGATACATTAGTATCTTCTAAATTATAACCACCGCTTTTAAAATCTCTAAACATTTCCTCAATATCAAAACGTTGTTTATAAGCCTTAATAGCCGAATCTAAATCATCTAAATTAGTCAGAATAAACCAGCCCTCTTCCGGCGCAACTCCAAAACGTTTCCGTTTCCATTTAGTAGCGAGATTAAAGCTAACAAACCCTTGAGATTTCGTATATTTAATACCTTGGTAAAAGAAGGAAAGACCAGGTGCTAAACCCAAATCTCTTAATTGCAGCCAAATTTCTGGTTCTATTTCTATAAATGCGTCCTTTTTTAAGCGTAAGCAGAAATATACTTTCTGCTCTGTGAGCCAGTTAGCCAACTTTATTGAACAAAATTCTCGGTCTCCTAACACTACAATTTTATAATCCTTGAAAATCGGTAATGCTTTTTTAAATACTGCTTCTTGTTCATCAAAATTACTTGAGCCTAACTTGTCTAATAGCTCAAAATATATTGGGATAGACCTTTTGTCCCAAACCACGCTAATCATTAATAGATTAATGCATCCCCAATTAGTCCGATCTATAACTACATAAATAACTTCATTTAAAGGAAAATTTATTTCTAGCCAGCTTTTGATAATTGGAAACCAAATTTCTTCAACATTGATGTAATTTAAAGATAAAAATCGCTGAAGTTTTTTCCTTCTACTTTCAAATAGTATTGGTATTGGTAAAGCAGTCGCTAGCGCCTCAAGGCTAACAGTTTTAATAGATTGTAATAAACAGATAAGGAGTTTTAGTAATAAGTATTCAGTACGTCCAAGCTCTCGCTTGAGGTGTGTCTCGTAGAATTCTGGTAATATTATCATTAAATAGAGCTTATTGCGAATGAATGCTCTTTTTGTTTTACCACAAATTGCTACACTCGTTGCCCTATATCTATTTCAGGGTATTTCGTATCCCCTCAAGGGGCAAACGTCACCTCCGCAGCAGTTAAAAATTTACCTGCTACATCTGCATTGCCATTGACTAATATATAATTTGCTAGATATCGTAAATCTTGGGTTGCTCGGTCTTTGACAATTAAACGATACTTCATCTGTCGTTTGGGTTCTCCATGCTGTTCTGACCTAAAACGGTAGAACGCAAATTCTGCCAATATTCCGATGTTACTTCTTGCCCTTCTCCATCAATACCTTCAGCTAAAAGCGCTTCTAACTTGTCTTGTGCTTTACGTTTTTGGTCTTGCTGTACCAAATCCAAAAAATATTCGCCAATGCTGCCATAAGCACCTGCTATCACTTGTGCCTCTAAATAAACGCGTACCTCATCAGGTATATCAATACTGATATTCATTGGCGCTCTTGCATAACTACCCTCATTATTTTAGCTGACAAACCGTGATGTCAAAGGGGCTAAAGCACTTGTTGGTACAGGTGTTGATATTTCCACACCTTAAATTTAAGCCGTTTTCGGTGCATTTCACGCTGTTTCCCAATCTGCAACTGAATGCGCCCAACAATTATGGCGAGTTCGTCCCAATGTGCCGATGTACGTTTGGGTGGCCCCACGTCCTCCCTTTGGTTATGCTGAAACTAACGCCCGACGCATCAAGGAGAAAATCCTTCAGAAAAACGAGATGACCGCCTTCCTGATTCGGATTGACAAAGAAACGGGTAAGCGTGGGGCAGAGAAAGACTGGATGTTAGACACCAGTTGCCAGATTGAAGCACAGCGCAATTGGTCTATCAATAATTTACGAGCTGATCTGCGTTAGCGAAGCTTAACGAAGTTATCGCTTCTGGAGGAAATGGGCAATACCATCATTCCTGCTGGAGACGGTAGCGATGATGGAGCGGCTCGTTGGCTCAAAGCAGCTGGTGATGTCCTCTCTTGGGAGCATTGTACTAAACCCGGATTTCTCACAAGTGAGAAAAAATCATTGAGATGAGTAAAACTTAAAGTAAATTATTTTATACAACACTAAACTATAATCAACAACAGATTATGACAACGTGTAAACCGAAACTACAAAGACAAATATGATACATTCTAAACAATAAATACTAAAGCAAAGATTATTGAAAATGATAAATAGACAGCCTAAAGCTAGGGTTAAATCAATGAAATCTACCCAAGTTAAAGCTAATAACTATAATTCCAATTAGCTGAAAATCAACCAGAACAGTTTAGCCGAGATAAATAGCTGTAAGCTGTTGCAAAAATATTCTTGTATGGACAATCTCTACTAATAGCGATTAAAATATATCGGCTATTAACAGTAATAACGGCTCCCAATTTCAGTAACTTTGTACGAACAGTTCCAACAGTAGCATTTTTGAGTTCGCTTGTTGTTAAACATTGCTCTCGGAGAGCGTTTATCAAAATATAAGCAACAGAAGAAAACCACAGACGTAGTTGATTTCCAGCAAATGTATGAGTACTAGTTCTATCACTTTTTAGTGATAACTTCTGTTCTTTTAAACGATTCTCCATATCACCTCGTGGGCAATACTTCTGGGTATAAAGTCGTCCTGGAGGCACTAATTTAGTAGGGAGTGAAGTGACAACAAAACGAGTACTTACCCCTGACTTACTATACTCAATTTTTGAGACAACACGGCGATTACGGCTCCAAGATTTTAAAGTTTTATAATCAAGCGAACAATACCAAACTGAGTTATCAACAAAGGCTGCTGCTTGTTTTTTCAAGTCATCTGACGGAGTAAATAAAGTTTCAAAAAACTCTACTACAGTTTCCAGTTTTTGCGAATATTCAAGATAAGCCCGGTATTGGGTTGGTTGGGATAGTTGAATTAACCGACTATTCTGGGCTAACCCAAAGACATAATCTACTCCAACTTGAGATTCACACCAACTCATAATATCTTCTCTCGAATACGCACTATCTCCACGTACAATAATTTTCACATTATCCCAACGTAAACGTATTAGTTTTATTACTCGTTGCAATTCTGATAATGCACCCGACGCTGGATCTACATTAGAAGCACGAAGCTTTGCTGCAATTAAATGTTTACCGCAGAAAATATAAAGTGGAGCATAACAATATCCTCTATAATAAGGGTTAAAAAACACTTCTTCTTGATTGCCATGCACTAAATCATCAGTCACGTCCAAGTCTAAAATTATCTGTCGTGGTGCTTTGGAGTAGGATTCTAAAAATATTTCAACTAATAATTTCTCTATAGCTTCTGCATCATGTCCAATGCGATGATATCGACTTGATGCTCTTGATTCAACAGTTTCTGGACAGTGTTCGATACGATTTAAAGTGCTTTTACCTGCTAGGACTGGTAGTTCTTTTTCTGAACCCATTATTTTCCCTAGCGCCAGGATAAACATTGGATCGTGACGCAGTTCCTCGTGGTCGTTTAAGTCTTCATAACCCATTATCAAACCATATATTCTCTGCGTGATTAGGCTTTCTACTGAATGGTCAATTCTATTGGAATCTCGGTAATCTTTAAAACATCTTGCTACTCGCGATGTAATTTCTCTTTTTCGGTCTAGCTCCGCAATTAAAGTCAATCCTGCATCTGATGTTACCCTCTCACCCTTGAAATTAACTACGACTGGACATGATTTAACTTGTTCAAATTTGAACTGTTCCGGTATACAATCTGTTTTCTGAGGGGTCATGCTTAAAACTGCTGGAATTCATGTGCAATAGATATTTTGGCAGTTTTTGACTCCTCTTTTCTCCGGCTTTGTGAGAAATCCGGGTAAAGTTGCCAACGCCAAGGATATCGATAGAAGGACTTATGACAGTAGACAAAATCAAGACTACCTTAAGCCGGAGGAAGTTTTAGAATGTGAGAAGTTCCGCATTCAAGATACCTATGGGATGACTGTGACTCCTGAATTGGTTGAAAAAGATGATGGGGGGAGATTAATTCGGAAGATAATTTCATTAGAAGGGATACTTGCCCAAGCCGGGGAGATAATCACCTCGGATCAGGGGCGGGAATTTGTCACACCGCCGGATGTTGTTGCACAACGGGATAAATCGGAACGCGAGCGTTTGGCTATCTGCACGGACTGGGGCAATTATTCTACCTCGTGGTTGATGCGTCAT
This portion of the Nostoc sp. UHCC 0302 genome encodes:
- a CDS encoding type II toxin-antitoxin system RelE/ParE family toxin; translated protein: MCILALFVPPQAFAQLTKTPGMGKVTQLVVSRLGEIRQWRIKDFQDYLIFYRIRDTTIEILRVFHGARDLADVLSQLDEEF
- a CDS encoding IS4 family transposase; the protein is MLPEFYETHLKRELGRTEYLLLKLLICLLQSIKTVSLEALATALPIPILFESRRKKLQRFLSLNYINVEEIWFPIIKSWLEINFPLNEVIYVVIDRTNWGCINLLMISVVWDKRSIPIYFELLDKLGSSNFDEQEAVFKKALPIFKDYKIVVLGDREFCSIKLANWLTEQKVYFCLRLKKDAFIEIEPEIWLQLRDLGLAPGLSFFYQGIKYTKSQGFVSFNLATKWKRKRFGVAPEEGWFILTNLDDLDSAIKAYKQRFDIEEMFRDFKSGGYNLEDTNVSGQRLISLILLISLAYTAATISGQKIKRMGVQKYVGRIKESGRTVRRHSSFYIGLYGSNWVDFMENSYELVAELMTLAPNKRKYYQQGERAMRLILSAF
- a CDS encoding type II toxin-antitoxin system ParD family antitoxin, yielding MNISIDIPDEVRVYLEAQVIAGAYGSIGEYFLDLVQQDQKRKAQDKLEALLAEGIDGEGQEVTSEYWQNLRSTVLGQNSMENPNDR
- a CDS encoding IS1380 family transposase yields the protein MTPQKTDCIPEQFKFEQVKSCPVVVNFKGERVTSDAGLTLIAELDRKREITSRVARCFKDYRDSNRIDHSVESLITQRIYGLIMGYEDLNDHEELRHDPMFILALGKIMGSEKELPVLAGKSTLNRIEHCPETVESRASSRYHRIGHDAEAIEKLLVEIFLESYSKAPRQIILDLDVTDDLVHGNQEEVFFNPYYRGYCYAPLYIFCGKHLIAAKLRASNVDPASGALSELQRVIKLIRLRWDNVKIIVRGDSAYSREDIMSWCESQVGVDYVFGLAQNSRLIQLSQPTQYRAYLEYSQKLETVVEFFETLFTPSDDLKKQAAAFVDNSVWYCSLDYKTLKSWSRNRRVVSKIEYSKSGVSTRFVVTSLPTKLVPPGRLYTQKYCPRGDMENRLKEQKLSLKSDRTSTHTFAGNQLRLWFSSVAYILINALREQCLTTSELKNATVGTVRTKLLKLGAVITVNSRYILIAISRDCPYKNIFATAYSYLSRLNCSG